The genomic stretch ATCTAAATAATTTAATGATGTCTGCGTACCTCTTCTGTCTATACAAAGAGATATAATATTACCCAAATAATCGGTAGGCACTATTATAAGAGCATTTATAAAAGGCTCATAACATTTTTCTATATACTGTGCAGTAGGAAAATCTGCAGGGTTGTCAATAATTTTCTCTTCGCCGTTTGTGAGTTTTAATTTTACCTCTACCGAAGGGCTAGTTATTACAAGATTGAGATTAAACTCTCTTTCAAGTCTTTCCTGCACAATCTCCAAATGTAAAAGTCCTAAAAATCCGCATCTGTATCCGAAGCCCAAAGCTATAGAGCGTTCTGGTTCATATACTAAAGAAGCATCATTTAATTTTAATTTTTCTAATGCCTTCTGAAGACTAGTATAATCTTCATCTTCAGCTGGAAATATGCCGGCAAATACCATAGGTAGAACTTCTTTATATCCTATTAAAGGCTCATCAGAAGGATTTTCTTCAAGCGTTATTGTATCTCCTATTTTTATATCGGATATATTTTTAATGCCTGCAATAATGTAACCTACCTCTCCGCTTTTAAGTTCATTAGCTGATTTAAGCCCAAGTAAAAGTGTGCCGCATTCTTCAACTTCGTACTCTGCTTTAGTTTCCATTAAAAGAAGTTTATCATTCTTTTTTATAGAGCCGTCAAATACTCTCACTATCATAACAGCCCCTCGGAAAGGATCATAATAAGAATCAAATATTAATGCTCTAGTTTTTTTATTAGTATTGTCTTTTGGAGCAGGTATCATCTTAACAACTGCTTCAAGTATTTCATCAATGCCTATATCATTTTTAGCACTTGCAAGTACAACATCGTCTTTATTAACGCCGAACTCTTTTTCCATCTGTTCCTTACAAAGTTCAATATTGGCAGCCGGCAAATCTATTTTATTAATAACAGGGACAATCTCCAAATTATTTTCAAAAGCAAGATAAAAGTTAGAAATAGTCTGAGCTTCCACCCCTTGAGCAGCATCCACCACTAATATAGCACCCTCGCATGCAGCAAGTGAACGGGAAACCTCATAATTAAAGTCAACGTGTCCGGGAGTATCTATCAAATTAAGAGTATATATTTCTCCGTCTTTAGCCTCATAAGAAAGTTTTACGGCTTGGCTTTTTATAGTTATTCCTCTCTCTCTTTCTATATCCATAGAGTCTAATATCTGAGCTTTCATCTCTCTGCTTGATACTGCTTTGGTATGCTCTATAATTCTATCGGCTAATGTACTTTTACCATGGTCAACATGTGCTATGATACAGAAATTTCTAATTTTTTCAGCGTATGACATTTATAAAATATATCCTTAAAAATAAAGTATAATTATATTGATGATATATTATAATATAGTGAGTGCGTTTTTGCAAATTATTTTTTACAATGAGTATTAATTATTCAACTTGAAATATATCGTCCATTATTTCTCTTTGCTTAATTTTAGCATTATCTATTTTTAATTGAGCTTGATCTATTTGTTTTTTGCAATCTAAAATAGTATTTGATATTTCATTTTGTATATTTAAATCAGGTATAGGAATTTGTAATTTTTCTATTCTATCTATAGAAGCTCTCAAATTTCTATTAAAACCGTATTCCTTTCCAACTATATTAAAAGCATAATTAAAATATATCATGTTTACAGAATTATCAATACATTTTATAACACCGCAATGATCTGTAGGATAAAAAGGATTATTTGGGAGTATATAATTTGTCATCCAATCACCATCTATGCCCCATAATACAAATGTGAAATCAAAATTATCAAATAACAATTCATCAATATATCCGAAAGGTTTATATACATTTGCACTATAAATAGGGTACTTACCATTTTCTTTGATATTCTTTTGTAATACTCTTTTACCTATAGTTATTTGAAATTTAGTTTTATCAGATAACTTACATTTATCATAATTGACAAAATCTAAACTATTAATTTTATCATTTAATTCTTTAATTATTTTTTCTTGTTCTAAAATGATATTTTCCTGTTCGTCCATAAGAGAAACTATTTCTTTCTGCTTTTCAATATTTAAATTTGGTATTTTTATTTTAGATAAATCTTTTTCATATACATGCGGTTGATTGGAACCTGTTTTTAAATCATAGATTAAATCCTGCAATTTTTTTAATGAATAATATATATATTTAGTAATATATTTTTCTTCATCAAGTGAACGTATTACATTACAATCTGATGCCCAAATTTTATAATTATGGTACCATACATATCCTGCACTTCCAGAAGCACTTACAGTTATACAATTCTCATTTTGATTATATTCTGAATGAGAATATGGAGAAGTTTTTCCGCCAGCTATAACAGGTATATTTCCATTTTTTACTTTATTTTTTGTTATAGATTTTCCTTTTACTATAGATGATATTGCCCCTAATAAAATTAATCCATATTCAGTTAATATTTTTTTTTTAATATTTAAATTAATTCTATTAACAAAATTATCAGCCTCAAAATTAAAACAATCCTTTAAATCTAAAACATATATATTTTTTTCTAATTCTTTAACTACTTTAGGATAATTATCATAAAAAGCTTGAATCATATAATAATTAGCTTTATTTATATTATTATTATTTATATCGTTTTCATCTAATAAACTACCTAAATATGTACCTTCTTTATTTCTTTCTTCTGTTATTCCTTCACTTCCCCTTCTATTACTGAAACTATATCCCAAAAATTTTTTTTCATCATCTTTTTCACCTGTATCAATTATCAAAATTTTTTTATCTTTACACATATTTATATAACTTTCTTTATTCTCTAAACGAATAGGTTTTTCCCTTTTTTGTAAAAATAATACAACAGTATTTGTGCCTGTAGCTTGAAATGCATTAGATCCTAATTTTACAATTCCTTTTAAATAAAAATTTTCAAATATGATAGTTCTTGCCTTTTCATAAAGTCCGTCATTTTGAAGTATAGAAACAGGAAGTATAATTGCAGCATACCCATTAGGTTTTAATAATTGTTTCATGCGCTCTATAAATATTACTTCTATTTCTTTACTGCTATCTGTTATATCTTTATACAAATCAAAAGCATTATTAGAACTCCTATCCATTATAGCTTTAAATCCGCTTACAGAATAAGGAGGATTTGAAACAACTATATCAAATCTTTCATTTTCTTTATTTATAGTATCTAATAATGTACCTCTGTAATCATCATGATTAAAAGGATAAATACCTGAAGTTTGAAGTATTTGGGCTTCACCATCTCCATTAAAAAAACATGATAGTTTAGTTGTCTTTACAAGTCTGTAATCATTTTCTATGCCATATATATTTTTTTCAGCCCAAATAAATTGATCAGGATCATCATTATATCTTTCTAAAATAGTTCTAACTGTTTTTAATATATCTAAATTTTCTTTTCCTATTTCTAAAAGAGATTTTTGAATTATGTCCATAACTTCTGTTAAAAAGTGTCCGCTTCCGCATGCAAAATCTATAACTTTTGGAATAAAATCTTTATTTCCAGAAAGAATTTTTTCTTTAATAATTTTTTTTATTGGAATAGATTGTACAATGAATCTAGTTAATATTCTTGGTGTAAAGAATTGTCCCACTTCCTGTTTAAAACCTGTATTTAAAAGATTTTCAAAAAAGTCTCCTAAAAATTGATGTTTTTCTGTATATCTGAATTGATATCCTTGTAATAATTCAACAACTTCTTTAACTATAGATGTATTTCTTTTAAAGTCTCTTTCATCAAATATATCAACAAATGAAAACTCTTGATTTTTATAAATCATAGCCTGCATTAATGACTCTCTTAATTCTTTTTCATTTTTTTGTTTGATATCATCGAGTTTTATATAAAAAATAATTTTATTTAAATAATCTTTCATTCCGCTTTGAAATAATTGATTGAGTCTATCAATAAATATTTCATAATTATCTGTAGCTTCACGCCATTGAAAACATAATTCTTCATTTTCTTTTGTATTATCTTCATCAAATACTTTACATACAAATAGATTAAATATTTTATTAAATGCATTAGGTTTATCTGAAACTACATTGTGTCTTAATATCTCTAAAAATTGGTTGTATATATTTTTACCATCTTCTGGTGTTATTGTTTTCAAATCCTTTTTTAAAAGAGCTTTTGCTTGTATTCCATATGGTAAAATATCTTCTTCAAATATTCCATTAAATGAAAATTGTTTATTCCATCTATTATATATTTCTTCTACATTAGCAAGTGTCTTTAATTCTTCATCAATTTTTACTATTTCATTTTTGTACTCTATTTTTTCAATATCATTTAATCTTGAAGTATATAAGCATAAATATTCAGCATTTCTATCTTGATTATAATAACTAAATAGTTGTCCTCCTTTTTTATCCTTATCCAACATATTTTTATATTCTTTGTTAAACTCATTACCCCAAGTTTTACATTCTATCATCAAGTATGATACATTATATTTTGAAACAAGTATGTCTAGTTTGCCTTTCTCTTTTCTACCCATTTCCCACTTTTTTTCAAGTGTTATACTATCAGGACTGTATCCTTTTTCTAAAAGTCTGTCAACACATTCCAAAACAACAAAATTTTCACTATTTTCAAAATTAGATGTAGTTTCATCTCCTAATGTTATTTTTTTATTAAAATTATTGTCTGAATAAAAAATTTTTTCTTTTTCAAAATCCACATTTATAGTGTAATTATTTTTATATTTTTTATTAAATATTTTAGAATTGATTTCTTTATATCCTAAAGCATATAATAGTTTTTTTATATATTCAATAGATAATTTCAATTTATAGTCCTAGTTTTCATAAATACAATGTTTATTATTATAATATATAAATACATTTTTGCAAATGATTTTTATTCATTACTTATGCCTATATTAACATATATATTATAAAAAAATAGCTTGACTTTTTTATAATATTTTATATTTTATAATAAATACCTATCGTATGTATATTTATTTGTTTATGAATAAAGTAATTATTTTTGTATTATCTGCATTATTTATTCTGATTTCTTTATCAGCATGCCGTAATAATTCTAATAAAGCTGAAGATAAAAAAATATATAATAATACTTCTGTAAAGGTTGGAATATATGTTTATGATTATCCTCTTCTTTATTTGAGCAATGATAATTTAGGCGGCTTTGATTATGATATAATGAATGAAATAGCAAAGGCAGAAAACTTAAAATTAGAATATATACAAACTCCATTTTCTGAGCTTATACCTTCTTTGCAAAATGATATGATTGATATTGCTATAGCTGGAATAAGCATTACCGAAGAGAGAAAAAAACTTGTGAGTTTTTCAGATAAATATTATAGTTCATCTCAAAGCATTATTGTGCTTAAAGATAATAATGATATAAAAGTATTTGATGATTTGATTGGTAAGAGAGTAGGTGTTATAAAAGATACTATTTCGGATACTATTATATCAGCCTCAAATAATATTAATGTTGTAAGATTTGATATTGCAGGCAGTGCTTTGCTTTCTTTGAAAATAGAAAATGTAGAAGCTGTTATGCTTGACAGAGTTACTTGCAATAATTATATAAGATATGATAATGATATAAAAATAGCAGAGGATATTATATTTCCAGAACTTGATTATGCTATAGCTTTAAAAAAGAATAATAGTATTTTACTAAAAAAAATTAATAGCGGTCTTAATACAATAATGAGTAACGGAGTGTATGAAAATCTCATAAATAAGCATTTTAATTAAACATTAATATATTAATAAATTGCTTGACTTTTTTTATATATGAATTACTTTTATATCATCTTATTAAATCCCATATGCATTTATTTTAGGAAGAAAATAATAATGATAAAGAAAATCATTTTAATTATATCAATTATTTTATTTGTATCATGCACTAATAGTTCTAATAATACCGCTTCTAATATAGATAATCTGAATAATAGATATATAAATGTAGGCATATATGTTTATGATTATCCTTTTGGTTATATTTCTAATGGTAATATAGGCGGATTTGATTATGATTTGATGAATGAAATTTCAAGAATATCAGGTTTAAAGATGAATTTTAATCCTATGAAGTTTGAAGAGCTTATGTCTGCTTTGGAATCTCATAAGATTGATGTTATTATAGCTGGAATGACTGTAACAGAAGAGAGAAAAGAGCTTGTGAATTTTTCAGATAAATATTATACGACTAGTCAGGCTGTAATTGTAGAGAAGAGCAATACAAATATAAATAAAGAAGAAGATTTGATAGGTAAAAATGTAGGTGTAATAATAGGAACTGTAGCAGATAGTATGATTTCAAAGATAGATGCAATTAATATAGAAAGATTCGATACAGGAAGCAGTATTATACTTGCTTTGAAAGTTAGAAAGGTAGATGCGGCTGTATTTGATAAAACTACATGTGAGCATTTTGCTGCTTATGATAATGACATAAAAATAGTGCAGAAAATTAAATTTCCTGATGAAGATTATGCTATAGCTTTTAGAAAAGAAGATACTAATTTATTAGATACTGTAAATAAAACTTTAAAAGAGATTATGACAAGCAGTTTTTATGATGAGCTTATGGCAAAACATTTAAATAGCAATTAATTATTAGTATCTTCAAAAAATATATTAATAACAGCATTGATATTTATTATGCTTATTGGGCGTATATAATATTTAGTCTTTTCTAATAGTATAAATTTATCTTTATCTATTTTTGAGTTTTTATAATTCATTATATATTTAATCCCGTTTGAATGAATTGATGTATATTTTATATTTAGGGTTAATCTCTCTTCATCATATTTTTCTGTATAATTTACTATATCAAAATAAAGTATTTGTTCTGTTTTATTAAATTCTATATTTTCTATTTTTTGGAATTTTGCTATTATAATTTTTGCTCTGTCATTTTTATTGAAGTAGTCATATTTAAAATCTATATTAAGTATATCATTATAGCTTTCAGCAAATAATTCTTCATTGTTTTTTGATATTCTTAATTCTTCTAAAAGTTTACAATTAATTCTATCATTTAGTATAACGGAAGTTTTTTTGCTTGATGATATTCTCTCTTCGTTATTGACTTTATAATTTATAAATTTAAATTTATGTTTGGAAATTTCTTCTATTGATATATTATTTTCAAAATGAATTTTTTTTCTGTAATTGCTTCTGATATCATCATATGATATTTTTGCATTATCGTAGAATGTAGGTATTACATAAGAGAAGAAAGATACTTTTTTGGCATTAATATTATATAAATAAGCACTAGCTCCCAAATATCCAGTAGAACTTATCCAAGGATAAGCCCCAAGTCCTAAAAACTCTCCGCTTGTTCTGTTTATATATTTACTTCTAATCTCTCCAGTAAGCATTTTCACTGTTTTATTATCATTTTCTTTCTTTGCTTTTTCTATTACATGTATTGTATTATAAAGTCTTGATAATGATGCAAATGCAAACAATTTATTAAAAGAAGCTCTTTTATTTATCATAGCATCAATACTCTCAGCAATACTTCTAAATATCTTTGCTATTTCAGGCATATTTTTTACCTGAAGTTTTACACTTAATTGTTCTGATATATCAAAGTCTTTTTCGCTGCATGAGTAAAATCCTTTTTCAAATATATTTTCTGCAAACTCTTTTGCAAATTTTAAAATATTTTCATCTATCTCTTTATCTTCTTCTTTTATATCTTCTAAAGTTCCGTACGTTTCTTTGTATTTTAATATCGCTATTATTTTATGTGCACAAAGCGAGGAATCTTTGCATGAACATACTGCCTTTTTTATACTGTCTTTTTTAGGAAAATAAATAATTGTATTTTCTTCTGGAATATTAATTTCAAGCATAGCATTTTCGTTAATCTCTGCCTCAATATTTTCATAAAACCTGTCTAATGCATATTCAAAATTTATTTTAGTGCTTAATTTTCTAATTTCATCGAAGCTTATATTTTTAACTTCATCAAATGTATTATTTGTTATATCATTGTTTTTTTCTTTTGTTTCTTTATTATTATTTTCATTGTTATTTTCATTGTTATTTTCATTGTTATTTTCTATATCATCATCTGCTTTATTTTCTGTATCAAGATGTTCTATATATAAAAGCGACATTATAATATGTTTGCAAATATCTTTTGACGGGCATGTACATTTGCTTGATTTTATATCTTCATCATTAAGTATTACTTCTATTTTCTCTCCTGTATCTATTGTAACTTTTATTTTATTATTATCTTCTTCAATTTTTATTTTTTCAGGTGTATTATTTATAATATTATCAATATCTTTAACAGAACGATTGTATATACCTTTATTTGTTAGAGTAAGAAGAAATGTTTCATTTATATATTGTTTCAAGTTGTTAATTTTTTCAGTCATTTTATAAGCCTATTTTTTATTTGAACATATTATTTAAAAAATCAATTAAATAATATAATACATTTGAATCTAAATAATGAGAGCATTCCTGAAATAATCCGCCTATTGTATTTCTCTTTTTGCATCTTACCGATATGAATGCAAGTATTTTTGCTTTTAATAAATGGGCTTCATTACTGCCTTGATTAATATAATTATCTGCACATTTAAAAAAATTATTAACGCAGTCATTATATAAGTCTTTATCATTTTCTAAAATTATTTTTTCTACTAAATGTTCTAAATATCCAGAAGTTTTATCATCAGTTTTAGTTGTTATAAATAAGCCTTTATAATCATCATAATAAATATTTTTGTTTTGATTATATTCACATTTTATAATATCATTAAAAATATTAAATCTTTTTTGAGCATTACTTTCTGCATCAACTACTATTGCAAGTTTTTCTATATTGTTGTAGTTGGAAGTTTTTATAAATGAAGTAATATGATTTTTATTATCAACTTTATTGATTGTTATTATATGTATAGTGTCATCATCTTCTATAAAGTTTTTTATATTTTGACTTGATTCATATTTTAAGTTTAATTTTTCTTTAATTATAAGTGAGCATAAATCTCTCTCATCATTTCCTTCAACAAGAAGAACTTTTTTAGCCATAGGGTTATTAAGCATTATTTTATCTTACCTCCCAATTATCCATAGCATTATTTAATTCTTCATTGCTGTATGTAATAGTATGATACTTATATTTTTCTTTTTTGTCAGCTTCTATTCTTATACCTTGAATATCATCATTTGAATTGTATTCATCTTTTTTCTCATTATAAACATCATTAAAAGCCTTTATACATTCATAAGAGTGAGTAGTTGCAAAAATCTGTATATTACCTAAATAAGACACTTTAAATAGAGATAACCATAAATTTCGTAAAGAACTGTAATGAAATCCATTATCGATTTCATCTATAAATAAAACTCCATTTGGAAGAAATGAAGCATTAACTATATAATTGAATATTTTTAATATACCGCTCCCCAATGCATTTATTGGTAAATATCTGTCAAGACCGATATCAACTTCGCAAACTTTGTCTGAGGATATTCTTATTGATTCTATATTTGGTATTATAGCTTTTAAACTTTCTACAACTGTTTTATCTATTTTTAAATTTTGGAGTCTATTAAACGCTCCTATTGTTTCGTTTTTTACTTTTGTTTCAGAAGTACTATAATCATTTAAAAAAGAAAAATTAAATAAGGCAGCATTAATAATAGATGATAATATTTTTTTGTTGTCAAATATAAAAGTATTATTAATAGGAACAAAGCTATTATCAAGATGTCTGTTATTATTTATAAGCATTGGAAGTTTTATAGTTTTTCCATTATTATTTTCTACCTGATAATAAATTCCATCTAATAGACTATTTGTTAATGATTTTATAGGATATATATTTAATTCTCTTTTATTAGTTTTTATATTTATAGGTTTTGTATAATCAAAATTATGAAAAATTAATTCCAAATTATTATTTAGAGGTATATCCCTTTGCAAAAAAGAAGATAATATTGTATCACTTCTAAACATATTTGAGTATAAATATAATGCTTCCAAAAGATTACTTTTTCCAACACTATTTTTACCGAATATTAAATTGAACCTTTTAAAACAGTCAATAGAAAATTCTTTGAAGCATTTAAAATTACTTATACTAATATTTGGTATTTGAATATCACTCATAATTTTTATTCCATTTTTTGTTTATATTTGATAGCATAAAAATAATATATTAAAATAAATATCTTGTCAAAGATTAAAAAAATAATTCAAATAAAAAAGAGCATACATAATAATGCATACTCTTTTTTATATTATTAAAAAGTTAAAATATTTTTATGCTTTTTTAGTTTTCATAAATAATATTAAAAGACCGCTTGCTATAAAGTTACTAGCATAAGTACCTATAATAACACCGCAGAAAAATGTAAAGGCAAAATCATAAAGTATGAAGCCGCCCCATATCATAATGGCAAGTGCGGCAAGAAGTGTTGATATACTAGTTATTACAGTTCTTCCTACAACATTATTTAGGCTTATATTAACAATCTCTTTAAATGGTCTTTTAGTGTCAGTATTTTCTCTTATTCTGTCAAATACTACTATAATATCGTTAATAGTGTATCCGATTAAAGTAAGCATTGATGAGAGTACAAGTACGGAAAACTCTTTATTTAAGAAAAGCAGTATTCCAAATACTATAACAACATTATGTATAAGTGTAATTATAGCAGGTAATGCATATCTGTAATTAAATCTTATGGTAATGTATATCATTATGATAATCCAAGAAACAATTATAAGTATGAATGCCAGTTTCAAGTTATCAGAAGATACCACACCGCTTATGATGTTGCTTCCTATTAAATTAACTTTATCAGTACCGTATTTGTCATAAAGTACCTGCATAGCTCT from Brachyspira murdochii DSM 12563 encodes the following:
- the secF gene encoding protein translocase subunit SecF; translated protein: MSEDIKKENDKKENNDLTKNKIPFVKFMPIAAVISAVLFIASIGLFVSKLSTNSFNMGIDFAGGVELKVQINNPEVINIAEIRALYNNFGAETVNIQELEGEANVNAFLLRFRGSNEESDRAMQVLYDKYGTDKVNLIGSNIISGVVSSDNLKLAFILIIVSWIIIMIYITIRFNYRYALPAIITLIHNVVIVFGILLFLNKEFSVLVLSSMLTLIGYTINDIIVVFDRIRENTDTKRPFKEIVNISLNNVVGRTVITSISTLLAALAIMIWGGFILYDFAFTFFCGVIIGTYASNFIASGLLILFMKTKKA
- a CDS encoding AAA family ATPase, which translates into the protein MSDIQIPNISISNFKCFKEFSIDCFKRFNLIFGKNSVGKSNLLEALYLYSNMFRSDTILSSFLQRDIPLNNNLELIFHNFDYTKPINIKTNKRELNIYPIKSLTNSLLDGIYYQVENNNGKTIKLPMLINNNRHLDNSFVPINNTFIFDNKKILSSIINAALFNFSFLNDYSTSETKVKNETIGAFNRLQNLKIDKTVVESLKAIIPNIESIRISSDKVCEVDIGLDRYLPINALGSGILKIFNYIVNASFLPNGVLFIDEIDNGFHYSSLRNLWLSLFKVSYLGNIQIFATTHSYECIKAFNDVYNEKKDEYNSNDDIQGIRIEADKKEKYKYHTITYSNEELNNAMDNWEVR
- the lepA gene encoding translation elongation factor 4 encodes the protein MSYAEKIRNFCIIAHVDHGKSTLADRIIEHTKAVSSREMKAQILDSMDIERERGITIKSQAVKLSYEAKDGEIYTLNLIDTPGHVDFNYEVSRSLAACEGAILVVDAAQGVEAQTISNFYLAFENNLEIVPVINKIDLPAANIELCKEQMEKEFGVNKDDVVLASAKNDIGIDEILEAVVKMIPAPKDNTNKKTRALIFDSYYDPFRGAVMIVRVFDGSIKKNDKLLLMETKAEYEVEECGTLLLGLKSANELKSGEVGYIIAGIKNISDIKIGDTITLEENPSDEPLIGYKEVLPMVFAGIFPAEDEDYTSLQKALEKLKLNDASLVYEPERSIALGFGYRCGFLGLLHLEIVQERLEREFNLNLVITSPSVEVKLKLTNGEEKIIDNPADFPTAQYIEKCYEPFINALIIVPTDYLGNIISLCIDRRGTQTSLNYLDDKRAEIKFDLPLIEVVYDFYDKLKSISRGYASFDYDFSDFRESQIEKIDILVHGEVVDALSFMAHRSNAESRGRQIIEKLKHLIPKHMFQIPLQAAIGGRIIARENISALRKNVTAKCYGGDITRKRKLLEKQKEGKKRMKAIGSVEIPQDAFISVLKTDDNNK
- a CDS encoding transporter substrate-binding domain-containing protein — protein: MKKIILIISIILFVSCTNSSNNTASNIDNLNNRYINVGIYVYDYPFGYISNGNIGGFDYDLMNEISRISGLKMNFNPMKFEELMSALESHKIDVIIAGMTVTEERKELVNFSDKYYTTSQAVIVEKSNTNINKEEDLIGKNVGVIIGTVADSMISKIDAINIERFDTGSSIILALKVRKVDAAVFDKTTCEHFAAYDNDIKIVQKIKFPDEDYAIAFRKEDTNLLDTVNKTLKEIMTSSFYDELMAKHLNSN
- a CDS encoding N-6 DNA methylase, encoding MKLSIEYIKKLLYALGYKEINSKIFNKKYKNNYTINVDFEKEKIFYSDNNFNKKITLGDETTSNFENSENFVVLECVDRLLEKGYSPDSITLEKKWEMGRKEKGKLDILVSKYNVSYLMIECKTWGNEFNKEYKNMLDKDKKGGQLFSYYNQDRNAEYLCLYTSRLNDIEKIEYKNEIVKIDEELKTLANVEEIYNRWNKQFSFNGIFEEDILPYGIQAKALLKKDLKTITPEDGKNIYNQFLEILRHNVVSDKPNAFNKIFNLFVCKVFDEDNTKENEELCFQWREATDNYEIFIDRLNQLFQSGMKDYLNKIIFYIKLDDIKQKNEKELRESLMQAMIYKNQEFSFVDIFDERDFKRNTSIVKEVVELLQGYQFRYTEKHQFLGDFFENLLNTGFKQEVGQFFTPRILTRFIVQSIPIKKIIKEKILSGNKDFIPKVIDFACGSGHFLTEVMDIIQKSLLEIGKENLDILKTVRTILERYNDDPDQFIWAEKNIYGIENDYRLVKTTKLSCFFNGDGEAQILQTSGIYPFNHDDYRGTLLDTINKENERFDIVVSNPPYSVSGFKAIMDRSSNNAFDLYKDITDSSKEIEVIFIERMKQLLKPNGYAAIILPVSILQNDGLYEKARTIIFENFYLKGIVKLGSNAFQATGTNTVVLFLQKREKPIRLENKESYINMCKDKKILIIDTGEKDDEKKFLGYSFSNRRGSEGITEERNKEGTYLGSLLDENDINNNNINKANYYMIQAFYDNYPKVVKELEKNIYVLDLKDCFNFEADNFVNRINLNIKKKILTEYGLILLGAISSIVKGKSITKNKVKNGNIPVIAGGKTSPYSHSEYNQNENCITVSASGSAGYVWYHNYKIWASDCNVIRSLDEEKYITKYIYYSLKKLQDLIYDLKTGSNQPHVYEKDLSKIKIPNLNIEKQKEIVSLMDEQENIILEQEKIIKELNDKINSLDFVNYDKCKLSDKTKFQITIGKRVLQKNIKENGKYPIYSANVYKPFGYIDELLFDNFDFTFVLWGIDGDWMTNYILPNNPFYPTDHCGVIKCIDNSVNMIYFNYAFNIVGKEYGFNRNLRASIDRIEKLQIPIPDLNIQNEISNTILDCKKQIDQAQLKIDNAKIKQREIMDDIFQVE
- a CDS encoding transporter substrate-binding domain-containing protein, whose translation is MNKVIIFVLSALFILISLSACRNNSNKAEDKKIYNNTSVKVGIYVYDYPLLYLSNDNLGGFDYDIMNEIAKAENLKLEYIQTPFSELIPSLQNDMIDIAIAGISITEERKKLVSFSDKYYSSSQSIIVLKDNNDIKVFDDLIGKRVGVIKDTISDTIISASNNINVVRFDIAGSALLSLKIENVEAVMLDRVTCNNYIRYDNDIKIAEDIIFPELDYAIALKKNNSILLKKINSGLNTIMSNGVYENLINKHFN
- a CDS encoding DUF3226 domain-containing protein → MLNNPMAKKVLLVEGNDERDLCSLIIKEKLNLKYESSQNIKNFIEDDDTIHIITINKVDNKNHITSFIKTSNYNNIEKLAIVVDAESNAQKRFNIFNDIIKCEYNQNKNIYYDDYKGLFITTKTDDKTSGYLEHLVEKIILENDKDLYNDCVNNFFKCADNYINQGSNEAHLLKAKILAFISVRCKKRNTIGGLFQECSHYLDSNVLYYLIDFLNNMFK
- a CDS encoding SWIM zinc finger family protein, yielding MTEKINNLKQYINETFLLTLTNKGIYNRSVKDIDNIINNTPEKIKIEEDNNKIKVTIDTGEKIEVILNDEDIKSSKCTCPSKDICKHIIMSLLYIEHLDTENKADDDIENNNENNNENNNENNNKETKEKNNDITNNTFDEVKNISFDEIRKLSTKINFEYALDRFYENIEAEINENAMLEINIPEENTIIYFPKKDSIKKAVCSCKDSSLCAHKIIAILKYKETYGTLEDIKEEDKEIDENILKFAKEFAENIFEKGFYSCSEKDFDISEQLSVKLQVKNMPEIAKIFRSIAESIDAMINKRASFNKLFAFASLSRLYNTIHVIEKAKKENDNKTVKMLTGEIRSKYINRTSGEFLGLGAYPWISSTGYLGASAYLYNINAKKVSFFSYVIPTFYDNAKISYDDIRSNYRKKIHFENNISIEEISKHKFKFINYKVNNEERISSSKKTSVILNDRINCKLLEELRISKNNEELFAESYNDILNIDFKYDYFNKNDRAKIIIAKFQKIENIEFNKTEQILYFDIVNYTEKYDEERLTLNIKYTSIHSNGIKYIMNYKNSKIDKDKFILLEKTKYYIRPISIININAVINIFFEDTNN